CAGCGAGGCCACCGGGCTCTTGTTGATGAGCAGGCCGTCGATGTCGGACTTTTTCAGCCCGGCGTCGGCAATGGCGCGGTGGATGGCGGTGACCGCCAGTTGCCAACCCGGTCCGATGTACTGACGGCTCAGATCCGACATGGCAAAGCCACGGATCGCCGCCAGCGGTTTCTTGCTGGCCATGCGGTTTCTCCTCAAGGTTGTGGGGCAGGCCCGAGTCAGTCCATCCCGGACTTCGCGGGCCCCGAAAACCCGATCGGGGAAACGGGTCTTCTTCTGTCGGGCGAGCCGAAGGAGCTCTCTGGGGCGGAATCCCTACCGCACCGGCAAACCATCAAATCAGAAATGCGAGGTTCGGAATGGCCTCGTCGCCATTGACCAGGACGACCTTCTTGTAGGCCATCTTCAGGCCTTCGTCCGTGCGCCGCAGGCGGTGCGTGGTGCGCCCGGCCCAGATGCGCATGGCGTGTGTGGACTGGACCACCGTCTCGATCAGCATGAAGTTCGAGCCGACCTCGTAGCCGTCGTCGGTGCGGCCGATCTCGACATTGGAAATCAGGCGCCGCATCGGCGAGGCCGGCTCCTGACTGTAACGGTAGCCGGTCAGCAGCTGGCGCACGCGGGTGGCGATACGGGTGCGGTTGTCGTAGATGTGCGACACGTGCGTGTTCGGGTCGTGGCCCTCGGCGCGCGGCACCCAGTACACGCCGTCGTCGGTCCACAGGGCTTCCCAGTCGGCGTAGCGGGACTCGTCGGCCAGGCGCGCTTCCTGATAGATGAAGCCGGTCACTTCGCGCAGTTCGGCTTCACCGAGCGCGGCTTGTTCGAGTGTTGCAGTGCTCATTGCGTGCCCCTCAGCCGGCCATGACGTGCAGGTAGTGCTGCCAGAAACCGCGGTTCGAAGTCTCGTCGGTCATGTGCGAGGTACGCACGCCGCGCGCGTCGGTTTCTTCCCGCTCCAGGCCGCGACTCAGATCACACCACGGATCACCGGCTTCGAGTGCCTGCTGCGCCCGCTCGGCAATCGACGCGTCGTCCGCCACCAGGAACGAGGCCGGCCCCAGCGCCCCCTCGCTTTGCCGCAGCAGCCGAAAATCCAGACTCGGCGCGCCTTCCAGCAGCATCGGCGTGTGCCACTGCACGCTCTTGTTCACGGCCAGCGGCTGGAAGATGACGATGTTCATCTCGGCCAGAAACAGGTTCGGCCAGATGCAGGCGTGCGGCGGACCCAGGCGCATCAGCTCTGCGGCCCGCTCCTTGCCGTAGGATTTTTCCATCGCGGCCACGTAGTCGGCGGCCTTTTCGGGGCTGGTACCCAGCCACTCCAGCGGCTTGGTGTAGCCGCCTGCAAAGTCGATCTCGGTGTGGCCGTTGCCCCAGTCGCGGATGACGCCGTTGGCCGAGGTGTCGTCCGCCACGAACTGGTCGTACTGCGAGCGGATGGCCCGCACGAAGGACTGGTGCGTGAAACCGACGTGGTAACCGTCGGTGTCGTTCTCGGGCAGCATCTTCCAGTTGGCGCCGTACTCATGGCGCACCCAGCCGGCGGAAAGGCGCAGCCTGCCATCCGGCGACAGGTCGCAGGCGCGGTCGATCAGCGCCTTGGCCCGGCCAAGGTGTTCGTCGAGCGTGATGCCGTCCTGGGCCGCGCTGGCAAACACAAACCCGCGGTAGCTGCCGCTGCGCGGCACTTCCAGGCCCAGCTTGTTCCAGTCCTTCTGGAAGCCGCCGGCGTGCGGCACATCCTGCAGCTCGCCGTTCAGGCCGAAGGTCCAGCCGTGGTAGGGGCAGGTGAAATTCTTGGCGTTGCCGGCGGCGGTGTTGCACACCAGGTTGCCGCGGTGCTGGCAACGGTTGATGAACACGTTCACCGCGCCATCCTGACCGCGCACCACCAGATAGTGCTGGCGACCGACGGTGCGGGTGATGTAGTCGCCCGGGTTCGGCAGCTCGCTGTCGTGTGCCACGAACACCCAGCCGCGGGAAAAAATCTTGTCCAGCTCGTCCTCGAACACGTACGGCTCGGTGTACAGCGAGCCGTGGACGCGGTCCGGCTGGATCAGGTCCCGGTAACTGGCCGGGGAGAGACGTTCGATACGCATGCCCTTGCTCCTGCGTAATGCCGGCACCGGGCCGGCGGATCGGGCTGCCCTACGGCGGGGCGCCCTTGCCTGGTATGGAAAGCGCGCGCCGGGTGCCACCCGCACCGCCTAGCGCCCGTTCATGGGCTAGCGGACTCCCGCGCGCGTTGCCAGAGTCAGCCTGCATTCTAACGGTCGTTAGCCTCGTTCAACCACCCGCACCGACGCCGGCCTGACCGGCGTCAATACCGGCTCACAGCCGGTGCCGCCGATCGCCACTCGCAAAGCCGATCAGTCCGTCGCCGGCGTGCAGCCCACGTGTCAACGCCAGCACCTTGAAGGCCTCGCCCATGGCCTGCGGCAGCAGCAGCTGCCGCGCCTGCAAGGCAAGGTCCATATACGCCGGATCGGCCGGGTCGATCGCCTCCAGCAACTGAGGCAGGCCGCAGTTGATGAGGAACTGCGCCTGACTGGCGAAACCGGCCAGCGTCGCCCCGACGGCGCACCCGGCCTGCGCCATGGCAGTGAAATCGACATGCGCCGTGATGTCCTGCAGGCCCGGCCACAGCAGCGCATCGGCATGCGCGTGCTGGCGGTAATGGCACTGCAGCGTGCCGGTGTGGCGCTGCGGGTGGTAGTACTCGGCCTGCGCGTAGCCGTAGTCGATCAGCAGCAGCAGGCCGCGCTGCAGGCGCTCGCACAGCGTGCTGACCCAAGCCTCGGCGGCGAAATTGACTTCCGATTCGTAACCGGTGGGCAGATCGAGCGATACCACGCGGGCTGCCAGCAGCTCGTCCTGCGGCGGACCGTTCACCAGCTCCATGCCCTCCCCCGCCGTGGTCACGTAAAGCTCAGTAATGCCGCCATCCACCACACGAAAGCGCCGCACCGGCATGGCATCCAGCACCTCGTTGGCAATCACCACGCCGCTGAACCGTTCCGGCAACTGCGCGAGCCACGCCACCCGTTCAGCCAGATGTGGCACGCGCCGGGCAATGGCCGCGCGCTGGCGCTGCTGCAGCTCGGCGCTCAGCTCCAGCATCAGGTAGCGCCGCGGCGGGCAACCGAGCGTGTCGAGTTCCGCCAGCAGCTCGGCCGCCAGCGCGCCGCTGCCTGGGCCGAATTCCAGCACCTCGCCATCCGGCACGGCGCTGAGTACCTGCGCCACCTGCCGCGCCAGCGCGCGGGCAAACAGCGGCGAGCGCTCCGGCGCGGTAGTGAAATCGCCCTCCTCCCCAAACTTGCGCAGCCCGTTGGCGTAATAACCCAGCCCCGGCTCGTACAGGGCCCGCTGCATGTAGGCATCGAAACCCAGCCGCCCGCCGGCCGCGGCAATCGCCGCGCGGATGCGGTCTGCAAGCCGTGCCGACAGCGCCAGGGCGGCCGTGTCGGGTGTGGGCAGGTCAGACATGGACCGGCACCGTTACTATCCGCGTCGCCGCGTTCATCGCCCGCCGCGTTTCATCCATCCCGGTCATTCGCATGTTGATTCTGTCCCTGGCTCTCACCGTCGTTGCTTATCTACTGGGCTCGCTGTCGGCAGCCATCGTCGTGTGTCGCCTGCTTGGCCTGCCGGACCCGCGCGGCGCAGGTTCCCGCAATCCGGGCGCCACCAACGTGCTGCGCATCGGCGGCAAGTGGCCGGCTTTCCTGACCCTGGCCGGCGATCTGCTCAAGGGCGTGCTGCCGGTACTGCTGGCGCACGCGCTGCACCTGCCGCCCTGGGGCCTGGCGGCGGTCATGTTCGCCGCCTTTGTCGGCCACCTGTACCCGCTCTATTTTGGCTTTGTCGGCGGCAAGGGCGTCGCCACCACGCTGGGCGTGGTGCTGGCCATGAGCCCGCCGGTTGGCCTCGCCACCTGTCTTACCTGGCTGGCCACCGCCGCCATCACGCGCTATTCCTCCCTGGCCGCCCTGGTCGCCATCGGGTTGACGCCGGTCTACACCTTTCTGTGGACCCGCCAGCCGGCGCTGGCCGTGGCCACGGCGCTGATCGCCGTCATTCTGACCTGGCGCCACCGCGAGAACATCGCGCGCCTGCGCGCCGGCACGGAAAGCCGCATCGGCCGCAAATCAGCCGCCCCGGGTGCCCCATGAACCACTGGCTGTTCAAGTCCGAACCGGATGTGTTTGGCATCGACCACCTGGCTGCCAAGCCGAAGGCCACCGAGCACTGGGACGGCGTGCGCAACTACCAGGCGCGCAACTTCATGCGCCAGATGCAGGTCGGCGACCAAGCCTTTTTCTACCACTCCAACTGCGATCCGCCGGGCATCGTCGGCATCGTCGAGGTGGTCCGCCAGGCCTATCCGGACCACAGCGCCTGGAATCCGGACAGCAAATACTTCGACCCGGCCTCCACCCCCGACAACCCGCGCTGGTTCATGGTCGACGTGCGCCTGGTGCGCAAACTGCCGCGCCTGATCTCGCTGGCCGAATTGCGCGAGCACCCGGCGCTGATCGACATGCCGCTGGTGCGGCGCGGGAACCGGCTGTCGGTGATGCCGGTGCCCGAGCAAGCCTGGCAGCTCATTCTGGCGATGGCACAGGGCCACGATG
This Immundisolibacter cernigliae DNA region includes the following protein-coding sequences:
- a CDS encoding aromatic-ring-hydroxylating dioxygenase subunit beta; the encoded protein is MSTATLEQAALGEAELREVTGFIYQEARLADESRYADWEALWTDDGVYWVPRAEGHDPNTHVSHIYDNRTRIATRVRQLLTGYRYSQEPASPMRRLISNVEIGRTDDGYEVGSNFMLIETVVQSTHAMRIWAGRTTHRLRRTDEGLKMAYKKVVLVNGDEAIPNLAFLI
- a CDS encoding aromatic ring-hydroxylating oxygenase subunit alpha gives rise to the protein MRIERLSPASYRDLIQPDRVHGSLYTEPYVFEDELDKIFSRGWVFVAHDSELPNPGDYITRTVGRQHYLVVRGQDGAVNVFINRCQHRGNLVCNTAAGNAKNFTCPYHGWTFGLNGELQDVPHAGGFQKDWNKLGLEVPRSGSYRGFVFASAAQDGITLDEHLGRAKALIDRACDLSPDGRLRLSAGWVRHEYGANWKMLPENDTDGYHVGFTHQSFVRAIRSQYDQFVADDTSANGVIRDWGNGHTEIDFAGGYTKPLEWLGTSPEKAADYVAAMEKSYGKERAAELMRLGPPHACIWPNLFLAEMNIVIFQPLAVNKSVQWHTPMLLEGAPSLDFRLLRQSEGALGPASFLVADDASIAERAQQALEAGDPWCDLSRGLEREETDARGVRTSHMTDETSNRGFWQHYLHVMAG
- a CDS encoding class I SAM-dependent methyltransferase; amino-acid sequence: MSDLPTPDTAALALSARLADRIRAAIAAAGGRLGFDAYMQRALYEPGLGYYANGLRKFGEEGDFTTAPERSPLFARALARQVAQVLSAVPDGEVLEFGPGSGALAAELLAELDTLGCPPRRYLMLELSAELQQRQRAAIARRVPHLAERVAWLAQLPERFSGVVIANEVLDAMPVRRFRVVDGGITELYVTTAGEGMELVNGPPQDELLAARVVSLDLPTGYESEVNFAAEAWVSTLCERLQRGLLLLIDYGYAQAEYYHPQRHTGTLQCHYRQHAHADALLWPGLQDITAHVDFTAMAQAGCAVGATLAGFASQAQFLINCGLPQLLEAIDPADPAYMDLALQARQLLLPQAMGEAFKVLALTRGLHAGDGLIGFASGDRRHRL
- the plsY gene encoding glycerol-3-phosphate 1-O-acyltransferase PlsY, coding for MLILSLALTVVAYLLGSLSAAIVVCRLLGLPDPRGAGSRNPGATNVLRIGGKWPAFLTLAGDLLKGVLPVLLAHALHLPPWGLAAVMFAAFVGHLYPLYFGFVGGKGVATTLGVVLAMSPPVGLATCLTWLATAAITRYSSLAALVAIGLTPVYTFLWTRQPALAVATALIAVILTWRHRENIARLRAGTESRIGRKSAAPGAP
- a CDS encoding EVE domain-containing protein; translated protein: MNHWLFKSEPDVFGIDHLAAKPKATEHWDGVRNYQARNFMRQMQVGDQAFFYHSNCDPPGIVGIVEVVRQAYPDHSAWNPDSKYFDPASTPDNPRWFMVDVRLVRKLPRLISLAELREHPALIDMPLVRRGNRLSVMPVPEQAWQLILAMAQGHDERFDKPL